A portion of the Cygnus olor isolate bCygOlo1 chromosome 15, bCygOlo1.pri.v2, whole genome shotgun sequence genome contains these proteins:
- the FAHD1 gene encoding acylpyruvase FAHD1, mitochondrial produces MASSRPLARFWEWGRNIVCVGRNYAEHAKEMGSAPPSEPLFFLKPSSAYLREGSPILRPYYCDSLHHEVELGVVIGKRAQAVTQQAAMEHVAGYALCLDMTARDTQEECKKKGLPWTLAKAFNTSCPVSEFVPKEKIPDPHKLKIWLKVNGKLRQEGETSSMIFSIPYLISYISEIVTLEEGDLILTGTPEGVGSVQVNDEIEAGISDILTMRFKVAQQTCRS; encoded by the coding sequence ATGGCCTCCTCCCGGCCCCTGGCCCGCTTCTGGGAGTGGGGCAGGAACATCGTGTGCGTGGGGCGCAACTATGCCGAGCACGCCAAGGAGATGGGGAGCGCGCCGCCCTCAGagcccctcttcttcctcaagCCCTCCTCTGCCTACCTGCGGGAAGGATCCCCCATTCTCCGGCCTTACTACTGCGACAGCCTGCACCACGAAGTGGAGCTGGGGGTGGTGATCGGGAAGAGAGCCCAGGCCGTGACCCAGCAGGCCGCTATGGAGCATGTGGCAGGCTACGCCCTGTGCTTGGACATGACCGCCAGGGACACCCAGGAAGAGTGTAAAAAGAAGGGTTTGCCCTGGACCTTGGCCAAGGCCTTCAACACGTCCTGCCCGGTCAGTGAATTTGTGCCCAAGGAGAAGATCCCGGACCCTCACAAGCTGAAGATCTGGCTCAAGGTGAATGGAAAGCTGAGGCAGGAGGGGGAGACCTCCTCTATGATCTTCTCCATCCCCTACCTGATCAGCTACATCAGCGAAATTGTCACCCTGGAAGAAGGGGATTTGATTCTGACGGGGACTCCTGAAGGAGTTGGGTCTGTGCAAGTGAACGATGAGATAGAGGCTGGGATAAGCGACATCCTGACCATGCGGTTCAAGGTGGCACAGCAAACGTGTCGTTCCTAG
- the MEIOB gene encoding meiosis-specific with OB domain-containing protein isoform X3, with protein MAYYSSTRDFVALSDLHPNLARPNVIGVVIGKTDVRGFPDRKNIGSERYTFGFTIRDSPAYFINVSSWGREEYIRSLSESFRVGDCVTIENPLVQSKEGEREEKFNPVTPSCYKLLLSENHSVVKTSSCYEMDTKLLSLLHLPVKDPQDYYSLGDIVANGQSLDGRILNVLAAVMSVGEPKYFMTSDKRKGQRCEAKLYDETEMSFPIVCWDNESIQLAQSWIPRKTVIFAADVRINFDKFRNCMTATVISKTIITTNPVETIVNVYTVKQLKEKALQSDGKLEPVFGIIYGYISTLDIDDNVSKVIRNRCSICHFVVNEMSNTCTFCGDISSNSESTFASFDILVNLTDHTGTLYSCYLSDCVAEETLGCTVHEFLTLTEEKKTALKWQLLLERSKIYFKITLSPSWRTGLKVNILSCKLADPTEASQSLLGKRKR; from the exons aatgTAATCGGTGTGGTTATTGGGAAAACAGATGTCAGAGGCTTTCCAGACAGAAAAA ACATTGGGTCTGAAAGATACACCTTCGGTTTCACTATTCGTGATTCACCAGCTTATTTTATCAATGTTAGTTCTTGGGGCAGAGAAGAATATATTAGATCGCTTTCAGAAAGCTTTAGAGTTGGTGACTGTG ttacaaTTGAAAATCCTTTAGTCCAgtcaaaggaaggagaaagggaagaaaaattcaaCCCTGTAACTCCTAG TTGCTACAAATTACTGCTCAGTGAAAATCATTCAGTGGTGAAAACTTCTTCATGTTACGAAATGGACACCAAACTACTTTCACTGTTGCACCTACCTGTCAAGGACCCTCAGGATTATTATTCACTGGGTGATATTGTTGCAAACGGACAAAGCCTTGATGGAAGAATCCTTAATGTGCTTGCAGCTGTAATGTCA gTTGGGGAGCCAAAGTATTTTATGActtcagacaaaagaaaaggtcagAGATGTGAAGCGAAGCTGTATGATGAAACAGAGATGTCTTTTCCAATAGTAtg TTGGGATAATGAGTCTATCCAGCTTGCACAAAGTTGGATCCCACGAAAAACAG TAATATTTGCAGCAGATGTGAGAATAAATTTTGACAAATTTAGGAACTGTATGACTGCAACTGTGATATCAAAGACCATTATTACAACTAATCCAG tgGAGACTATAGTTAACGTTTATACTGTgaagcagctgaaagaaaaagctttacaGAGTGATGGGAAACTTGAACCAGTCTTTGGCATTATTTATGGCTACATTTCTACATTGGACATTGATGATAATGTATCTAAAGTTATTCGGAACAGATG TTCAATATGCCATTTTGTGGTGAATGAAATGTCAAACACATGCACTTTCTGTGGTGACATCTCTTCAAATTCAGAGTCAACTTTTGCAAGCTTTGACATCCTCGTTAATCTGACAGACCATACAGGCACTCTTTACTCTTGTTACCTGTCTGACTGCGTAGCTGAGGAAACATTAGGCTGCACT GTTCATGAGTTCCTCACCCtaacagaagagaagaagacTGCGTTGAAATGGCAACTTCTTCTGGAGCGaagcaagatttattttaaa atcACTTTGTCACCCAGTTGGAGGACTGGTCTGAAGGTGAATATACTTTCATGCAAACTGGCAGACCCTACAGAGGCAAGTCAGAGCTtgttgggaaaaagaaagagatga
- the MEIOB gene encoding meiosis-specific with OB domain-containing protein isoform X1 translates to MAYYSSTRDFVALSDLHPNLARPNVIGVVIGKTDVRGFPDRKNIGSERYTFGFTIRDSPAYFINVSSWGREEYIRSLSESFRVGDCVTIENPLVQSKEGEREEKFNPVTPSCYKLLLSENHSVVKTSSCYEMDTKLLSLLHLPVKDPQDYYSLGDIVANGQSLDGRILNVLAAVMSVGEPKYFMTSDKRKGQRCEAKLYDETEMSFPIVCWDNESIQLAQSWIPRKTVIFAADVRINFDKFRNCMTATVISKTIITTNPETAEASVLFSFIKESAQSGALHDKMEEQSKESVNLETIVNVYTVKQLKEKALQSDGKLEPVFGIIYGYISTLDIDDNVSKVIRNRCSICHFVVNEMSNTCTFCGDISSNSESTFASFDILVNLTDHTGTLYSCYLSDCVAEETLGCTVHEFLTLTEEKKTALKWQLLLERSKIYFKITLSPSWRTGLKVNILSCKLADPTEASQSLLGKRKR, encoded by the exons aatgTAATCGGTGTGGTTATTGGGAAAACAGATGTCAGAGGCTTTCCAGACAGAAAAA ACATTGGGTCTGAAAGATACACCTTCGGTTTCACTATTCGTGATTCACCAGCTTATTTTATCAATGTTAGTTCTTGGGGCAGAGAAGAATATATTAGATCGCTTTCAGAAAGCTTTAGAGTTGGTGACTGTG ttacaaTTGAAAATCCTTTAGTCCAgtcaaaggaaggagaaagggaagaaaaattcaaCCCTGTAACTCCTAG TTGCTACAAATTACTGCTCAGTGAAAATCATTCAGTGGTGAAAACTTCTTCATGTTACGAAATGGACACCAAACTACTTTCACTGTTGCACCTACCTGTCAAGGACCCTCAGGATTATTATTCACTGGGTGATATTGTTGCAAACGGACAAAGCCTTGATGGAAGAATCCTTAATGTGCTTGCAGCTGTAATGTCA gTTGGGGAGCCAAAGTATTTTATGActtcagacaaaagaaaaggtcagAGATGTGAAGCGAAGCTGTATGATGAAACAGAGATGTCTTTTCCAATAGTAtg TTGGGATAATGAGTCTATCCAGCTTGCACAAAGTTGGATCCCACGAAAAACAG TAATATTTGCAGCAGATGTGAGAATAAATTTTGACAAATTTAGGAACTGTATGACTGCAACTGTGATATCAAAGACCATTATTACAACTAATCCAG aaactgcTGAAGCAAGTGTTCTCTTCAGCTTCATAAAAGAGAGTGCACAATCAGGAGCTTTGCATGATAAAATGGAGGAGCAATCAAAAGAATCCGTTAACT tgGAGACTATAGTTAACGTTTATACTGTgaagcagctgaaagaaaaagctttacaGAGTGATGGGAAACTTGAACCAGTCTTTGGCATTATTTATGGCTACATTTCTACATTGGACATTGATGATAATGTATCTAAAGTTATTCGGAACAGATG TTCAATATGCCATTTTGTGGTGAATGAAATGTCAAACACATGCACTTTCTGTGGTGACATCTCTTCAAATTCAGAGTCAACTTTTGCAAGCTTTGACATCCTCGTTAATCTGACAGACCATACAGGCACTCTTTACTCTTGTTACCTGTCTGACTGCGTAGCTGAGGAAACATTAGGCTGCACT GTTCATGAGTTCCTCACCCtaacagaagagaagaagacTGCGTTGAAATGGCAACTTCTTCTGGAGCGaagcaagatttattttaaa atcACTTTGTCACCCAGTTGGAGGACTGGTCTGAAGGTGAATATACTTTCATGCAAACTGGCAGACCCTACAGAGGCAAGTCAGAGCTtgttgggaaaaagaaagagatga
- the MEIOB gene encoding meiosis-specific with OB domain-containing protein isoform X2, translating into MWKRCGTLCVLKYPWELKANTNVIGVVIGKTDVRGFPDRKNIGSERYTFGFTIRDSPAYFINVSSWGREEYIRSLSESFRVGDCVTIENPLVQSKEGEREEKFNPVTPSCYKLLLSENHSVVKTSSCYEMDTKLLSLLHLPVKDPQDYYSLGDIVANGQSLDGRILNVLAAVMSVGEPKYFMTSDKRKGQRCEAKLYDETEMSFPIVCWDNESIQLAQSWIPRKTVIFAADVRINFDKFRNCMTATVISKTIITTNPETAEASVLFSFIKESAQSGALHDKMEEQSKESVNLETIVNVYTVKQLKEKALQSDGKLEPVFGIIYGYISTLDIDDNVSKVIRNRCSICHFVVNEMSNTCTFCGDISSNSESTFASFDILVNLTDHTGTLYSCYLSDCVAEETLGCTVHEFLTLTEEKKTALKWQLLLERSKIYFKITLSPSWRTGLKVNILSCKLADPTEASQSLLGKRKR; encoded by the exons ATGTGGAAGAGATGTGGCACACTTTGTGTTTTGAAGTACCCTTGGGAACTTAAGGCAAATACG aatgTAATCGGTGTGGTTATTGGGAAAACAGATGTCAGAGGCTTTCCAGACAGAAAAA ACATTGGGTCTGAAAGATACACCTTCGGTTTCACTATTCGTGATTCACCAGCTTATTTTATCAATGTTAGTTCTTGGGGCAGAGAAGAATATATTAGATCGCTTTCAGAAAGCTTTAGAGTTGGTGACTGTG ttacaaTTGAAAATCCTTTAGTCCAgtcaaaggaaggagaaagggaagaaaaattcaaCCCTGTAACTCCTAG TTGCTACAAATTACTGCTCAGTGAAAATCATTCAGTGGTGAAAACTTCTTCATGTTACGAAATGGACACCAAACTACTTTCACTGTTGCACCTACCTGTCAAGGACCCTCAGGATTATTATTCACTGGGTGATATTGTTGCAAACGGACAAAGCCTTGATGGAAGAATCCTTAATGTGCTTGCAGCTGTAATGTCA gTTGGGGAGCCAAAGTATTTTATGActtcagacaaaagaaaaggtcagAGATGTGAAGCGAAGCTGTATGATGAAACAGAGATGTCTTTTCCAATAGTAtg TTGGGATAATGAGTCTATCCAGCTTGCACAAAGTTGGATCCCACGAAAAACAG TAATATTTGCAGCAGATGTGAGAATAAATTTTGACAAATTTAGGAACTGTATGACTGCAACTGTGATATCAAAGACCATTATTACAACTAATCCAG aaactgcTGAAGCAAGTGTTCTCTTCAGCTTCATAAAAGAGAGTGCACAATCAGGAGCTTTGCATGATAAAATGGAGGAGCAATCAAAAGAATCCGTTAACT tgGAGACTATAGTTAACGTTTATACTGTgaagcagctgaaagaaaaagctttacaGAGTGATGGGAAACTTGAACCAGTCTTTGGCATTATTTATGGCTACATTTCTACATTGGACATTGATGATAATGTATCTAAAGTTATTCGGAACAGATG TTCAATATGCCATTTTGTGGTGAATGAAATGTCAAACACATGCACTTTCTGTGGTGACATCTCTTCAAATTCAGAGTCAACTTTTGCAAGCTTTGACATCCTCGTTAATCTGACAGACCATACAGGCACTCTTTACTCTTGTTACCTGTCTGACTGCGTAGCTGAGGAAACATTAGGCTGCACT GTTCATGAGTTCCTCACCCtaacagaagagaagaagacTGCGTTGAAATGGCAACTTCTTCTGGAGCGaagcaagatttattttaaa atcACTTTGTCACCCAGTTGGAGGACTGGTCTGAAGGTGAATATACTTTCATGCAAACTGGCAGACCCTACAGAGGCAAGTCAGAGCTtgttgggaaaaagaaagagatga